From a single Micromonospora carbonacea genomic region:
- a CDS encoding YkvA family protein — protein MGKTLKRGAAFAALARALTAGARGGPSLGARLAALPRMIRATTRGEYDGGLRLALMTAATAYIVSPIDLLPEIPLAVFGLADDAVMVTWLAGAVLAETERFLEWEVRRASVIPGHVVP, from the coding sequence ATGGGGAAGACACTGAAGCGCGGCGCGGCGTTCGCGGCGCTGGCCCGGGCGCTGACCGCCGGGGCGCGGGGCGGCCCGTCGCTGGGGGCCCGGCTGGCGGCGCTGCCCCGGATGATCCGGGCCACCACCCGCGGCGAGTACGACGGCGGCCTCCGGCTGGCCCTGATGACCGCGGCGACGGCGTACATCGTCTCGCCGATCGACCTGCTCCCGGAGATCCCGCTGGCGGTCTTCGGCCTGGCCGACGACGCGGTGATGGTGACCTGGCTGGCCGGTGCGGTGCTCGCGGAGACCGAGCGGTTCCTGGAGTGGGAGGTCCGCCGGGCCTCCGTCATCCCGGGCCATGTGGTGCCCTGA
- a CDS encoding SGNH/GDSL hydrolase family protein, translating into MGVAGVAGSIAPAGPRGRSAPRWQPGPRWQRARRLARVAAIGTGATAAAAAATTGVLLGQARQARRTIPMAEAPPPRCDGVYGAKLPGPPLTMVVLGDSSAAGYGVHRRRETPGSLLATGLSRRLHRPVRLRRFAVVGAISSGLKPQVEAALEVSPDVAVILIGGNDVTNRTPPALAVRYLVDAVRALRGVGCEVVVGTCPDLGAIQPIQPPLRWLARRWSRQLAAAQTVAVVEAGGWTVSLGDLLGPRFVAEPTRMFAWDRFHPSAEGYAVAAAALLPTVLSALGGAPERRAGLARGEGVRSLPEAAQEAARHAGTEVSATQVRGRDRGPGGRWAQLRRRAFFGVGAVPQAGPAADSPTLEGRP; encoded by the coding sequence ATGGGGGTCGCTGGGGTCGCTGGCTCAATCGCACCGGCCGGTCCGCGCGGGCGGTCCGCCCCGCGCTGGCAGCCCGGCCCGCGCTGGCAGCGGGCGCGGCGGCTGGCCCGCGTCGCGGCGATCGGCACGGGCGCCACCGCCGCGGCCGCCGCGGCGACGACCGGGGTCCTGCTCGGCCAGGCCCGGCAGGCCCGGCGCACCATCCCGATGGCCGAGGCTCCCCCGCCGCGCTGCGACGGCGTCTACGGCGCGAAGCTCCCCGGCCCGCCGCTGACCATGGTCGTCCTCGGCGACTCCTCCGCCGCCGGCTACGGCGTGCACCGCCGCCGGGAGACGCCGGGTTCGTTGCTGGCCACCGGGCTGTCCCGCCGGCTGCACCGGCCGGTGCGGCTGCGCCGGTTCGCCGTGGTGGGCGCCATCTCCTCGGGCCTGAAGCCGCAGGTGGAGGCCGCGCTGGAGGTGTCGCCCGACGTCGCGGTGATCCTGATCGGCGGCAACGACGTCACCAACCGCACCCCGCCGGCCCTGGCGGTGCGCTACCTGGTCGACGCGGTCCGCGCGCTGCGCGGGGTCGGCTGCGAGGTGGTGGTCGGCACCTGCCCCGACCTCGGTGCCATCCAGCCGATCCAGCCGCCGCTGCGCTGGCTGGCCCGGCGGTGGAGCCGGCAGCTCGCCGCCGCCCAGACGGTGGCGGTGGTCGAGGCGGGCGGCTGGACGGTCTCCCTCGGGGACCTGCTCGGCCCCCGGTTCGTCGCCGAGCCGACCCGGATGTTCGCCTGGGACCGGTTCCATCCCTCCGCGGAGGGGTATGCGGTGGCCGCCGCCGCGCTGCTGCCGACGGTGCTCTCCGCGCTCGGCGGGGCGCCGGAGCGCCGCGCCGGCCTCGCCCGGGGCGAGGGTGTCCGGTCGCTGCCGGAGGCGGCCCAGGAGGCGGCCCGGCACGCCGGAACGGAGGTCAGCGCCACCCAGGTCCGGGGCCGCGACCGCGGGCCGGGCGGGCGGTGGGCGCAGCTGCGCCGGCGGGCCTTCTTCGGCGTCGGCGCGGTGCCGCAGGCCGGTCCGGCAGCCGACTCACCCACACTGGAAGGACGGCCATGA
- a CDS encoding SGNH/GDSL hydrolase family protein gives MSLVAGTIGGAAVLAGEAFLARNRPYAQPELGLALRATIGRAGAPPLRLVLLGDSSALGVGVARLGDTVGGQLANLLAEGPTGRRVHLSSVGVSGSRSTDLATQVARALLGPRPDVAVVLIGANDATALRSPAEAGAYLGSAVRRLREAQVEVVVGTCPDLGAARAIAPPLRQVVGWSGRRIARAQTTAALDAGGTVVDLGTETGPVFRADAGTFCHDGFHPSADGYRIWAHALLPAVAAAADVAPRH, from the coding sequence ATGTCCCTGGTCGCCGGGACGATCGGCGGCGCGGCCGTCCTGGCCGGCGAGGCGTTCCTGGCCCGCAACCGCCCGTACGCCCAGCCCGAGCTGGGCCTGGCCCTGCGCGCCACGATCGGCCGGGCCGGCGCGCCGCCGCTGCGGCTGGTCCTGCTCGGCGACTCGTCCGCGCTGGGGGTCGGGGTGGCCCGGCTCGGCGACACCGTCGGTGGCCAGTTGGCCAACCTGCTCGCCGAGGGTCCGACCGGCCGGCGGGTGCACCTGTCCAGCGTCGGGGTGTCCGGCTCCCGCTCCACCGACCTGGCCACCCAGGTGGCCCGGGCGCTGCTCGGCCCGCGCCCCGACGTGGCGGTGGTCCTGATCGGCGCCAACGACGCCACCGCGCTGCGCAGCCCGGCCGAGGCCGGGGCCTACCTCGGGTCGGCCGTGCGGCGGCTGCGCGAGGCGCAGGTCGAGGTGGTGGTCGGCACCTGCCCGGATCTCGGCGCGGCCCGCGCGATCGCCCCGCCGCTGCGGCAGGTGGTCGGCTGGTCCGGCCGGCGGATCGCCCGCGCGCAGACGACGGCCGCGCTGGACGCGGGCGGCACGGTGGTCGACCTGGGCACCGAGACCGGCCCGGTGTTCCGGGCCGACGCCGGCACGTTCTGCCACGACGGCTTCCACCCGTCCGCCGACGGGTACCGGATCTGGGCGCACGCCCTGCTCCCGGCCGTCGCCGCCGCCGCGGACGTCGCCCCCCGCCATTGA
- a CDS encoding acetyl-CoA C-acetyltransferase has translation MPTESSRDAVIVATARSPIGRAHKGSLRDVRPDDLAATIVRAALDKVPQLDPTEIDDLYLGCGLPGGEQGFNMARVVATLLGLDGLPGATLTRYCASSLQTTRMAMHAIRAGEGDVFVSAGVETVSRYARGNSDALPPQAQELVGGGWENPRFAAARERSARRAEGGAEVWADPRSTGELPDVYLAMGQTAENLAQAYDVSRAEMDAFGVRSQNLAEKAIADGFWAREITPVTTPDGTVVDTDDGPRPGVTLEGVAGLKPVFRPDGRITAGNCCPLNDGAAAVVIMSAQRARDLGLTPLARIVSTGVTALSPEIMGLGPVEASKQALRRAGMTIDDVDLVEINEAFAAQVIPSYRQLGIDEEKLNVMGGAIAVGHPFGMTGARITGTLLNALDWHDKSIGLETMCVGGGQGMAMVLERLS, from the coding sequence ATGCCGACTGAGTCGTCCCGCGATGCCGTCATCGTCGCCACCGCCCGCTCCCCCATCGGCCGGGCGCACAAGGGTTCCCTGCGCGACGTCCGCCCCGACGACCTCGCCGCCACCATCGTCCGGGCCGCCCTGGACAAGGTCCCCCAGCTCGATCCGACCGAGATCGACGACCTCTACCTCGGGTGCGGCCTGCCCGGCGGCGAGCAGGGCTTCAACATGGCCCGCGTGGTCGCCACCCTGCTGGGCCTCGACGGCCTGCCCGGCGCCACGCTCACCCGCTACTGCGCCTCGTCGCTCCAGACCACCCGGATGGCGATGCACGCGATCCGGGCCGGCGAGGGCGACGTGTTCGTCTCCGCCGGGGTGGAGACCGTCTCCCGCTACGCGCGCGGCAACTCCGACGCGCTCCCGCCGCAGGCGCAGGAGCTGGTCGGGGGCGGCTGGGAGAACCCGCGCTTCGCCGCCGCGCGGGAGCGCTCGGCGCGGCGCGCCGAGGGCGGCGCGGAGGTCTGGGCCGACCCCCGCTCCACCGGGGAACTGCCCGATGTCTACCTGGCCATGGGGCAGACCGCCGAGAACCTGGCCCAGGCGTACGACGTGAGCCGCGCCGAGATGGACGCCTTCGGCGTGCGCAGTCAGAACCTGGCCGAGAAGGCGATCGCCGACGGCTTCTGGGCCCGCGAGATCACCCCGGTCACCACGCCCGACGGCACCGTGGTCGACACCGACGACGGCCCCCGTCCCGGGGTGACCCTGGAGGGCGTCGCCGGGCTCAAGCCGGTGTTCCGCCCCGACGGCCGGATCACCGCCGGCAACTGCTGCCCGCTCAACGACGGCGCGGCCGCCGTGGTGATCATGAGCGCCCAGCGGGCCCGGGACCTCGGCCTCACCCCGCTGGCGCGGATCGTCTCCACCGGCGTCACCGCCCTCTCCCCCGAGATCATGGGCCTCGGGCCGGTGGAGGCGTCGAAGCAGGCCCTGCGCCGCGCCGGGATGACCATCGACGACGTCGACCTGGTGGAGATCAACGAGGCGTTCGCCGCCCAGGTCATCCCCTCCTACCGGCAGCTCGGCATCGACGAGGAGAAGCTGAACGTGATGGGCGGCGCGATCGCCGTCGGCCACCCGTTCGGCATGACCGGCGCCCGGATCACCGGCACGCTGCTCAACGCCCTGGACTGGCACGACAAGAGCATCGGCCTGGAGACGATGTGCGTCGGCGGCGGACAGGGCATGGCCATGGTCCTCGAACGCCTGAGCTGA